The genomic window ctattgttgttgttgttgctgctattttgTTGACTTTGACTATTCATATTTGCGACGGCGGCGAAAGTGACGGCGCCGCCAGCGCCGGCGGCTAGTAACTCACGTTCGCGCTGCTTGGAACTCGCTTGTGCGTTGGAATGTTGCGtcagtgtttgttgttgttgttgctgttgttggtgttgcaatTGTATTTGCTGCTGTAGGTGTTGTTGCAGCGCCAGTGCGGACTTTTTGGATGGCGAGGCCACATCGGCGTGTAAGCTCAGCAGCTTGCGTTTACGCCCACCAACGCTGGAAGACATTGGCAACTCGGCCATCGGTGgcaaattataataattgaCCGCCGTCGCTGTCAGTGGGGTGACGCTGCACGCACGTGGGtgttgcgtttgttgttgctgttgatgctgctgctgttgttgttgttgctgttgttcgaGCATGACTAGTTCATTCGTGTCGCCTTCGATCTGTAAGCAAAGTGCGCCGAAGCAAAgggaaaaatgagtgaaattcATGCATTAGTCATTAGTTAGGTAGGCCGCTGTGCGGTGAAATCGCTGCCTGTAGGTGAACTTACAATTTCGGTTTTCACATCGTCCGCGCTGATGTTGCAACAAAAGCTTTGTATGTCGGCGTCGTAATCTGTGGTCGTCGTAGCCGTCGCATTGGCAGCGCCAGCGCCAGCTCCAGCACCGATCAGGCCAGCTGCCGCACCCGCTGCGCCCGTGGACCGCGCCTGCAAGTGAAAACCAGTCGAACATGTCAACAAGCTCTGTGCTCTCTAACAGCAAAGCAAAAAGCGAAatgtaaaagcttttgttgtGCGCCGTACGCTAAAGCATTagctgttgcaacaacaacaaaacgttCGGAGACTGGCACAGGCTCGGGCAAAGCACCAGCCACAATGTCATGCATATTAATACAGAAATTTTGtacgaaattaaaataacaaaaacactgatTGTGGCTACAAGTTCAACAGCGCAGTGCCCGCATGCCAaagctgtttgttgttgctgctgctattggttttgttgttgttgcagtcatTATTGTGAGCTGTTGTTGCATCAGCTTTACCGAGAATTATTTGCACGCATACTGTTAATAATttgaacgcacacacacacgcacgcatacattgacatacacacacacacacacattcgttTAAAGAGTAAAGCACATTTGTTGCCGTGAGCTTATCAGCAACTGCAGCCAGCGCGCTGCCAACGCCAacgttgttatttttgttggcaGCGCATGCACGCAGCGCGCGCTCGTTTATAACTCACTTTTCAAATACCCTGTAGGAATTTGTTAGCGTGGGGACATATTTTGGGCGAGTCAACATTGAGagagagagtataaaaaaggtaataaaaactgtgaaatatttgtttttcatatttctgacAGTTTTTTGTACTTGTAGCgagtaattgaaatattttttgactgaAATGCACAAATTGCGTTTGTATCGAATAATAATATTGACCAATATTGTGCATAAATTCGTTCACAAGTGTCTCGGTAGattcttaaaaatgtaaaatgtaaaaaaaatgtaatttctaATAGAAGATATCACAAGGCGAACAATATAATAAGAttctaaccaaatttttagACCACTTAATGACCCTCGAGCTTTTTACTGGTGCTACTGGTGTTAACGATATTCAAGTTTATATGTGTTTCTAagttgaaaatgtaaaatttcatgtaaaaAGTTGTTTTCTTATTTAAGTTGAATTTTTGATCTGCCTAGGCTGCTAATAAAACTCTAATAAACTTTTCCCGACCACTCAAGGATTCTCGGGGCTTCATTGATGCTTTGTAGCTTCAACAGTAAAAAACCCAGTAAAATATCTAAGAACCCTTAACGAAcagttaaatttattatttaataacgAAGTATCCAACTTTTTAAAAGCACTTAAGGATTCTCGAACTTTCACAGGAACAGCGTTTGCAGCGTGGTCGAAAAACTCCAAcagaaaactaaaaactaagtCTAGGAACCATTAGCGACCACATAAGTTTATTATCTAATAAGAAATTATCCAACTTTTTTAGGCGACTTAAGGATTCTCGAACTTTTATTGGAACATGGTTTGTGGTGTGGTCGAAGAATACCAACAGAAAAAAACTCAGTAAAATATCTAAGAACCCTTAACGAACAGacatatttactttataaattaatttctccGTAAAGAATCTATTAATTTTCGgatataaaatgaaaagtgcatattattaaaaaattttctagaattttttagtacttttttgtataatattttgttttatttagccTTGTCtgattattaaaatgaaaaaaaaaatttttttcttacaaaaaatgaTCTTGAAGTACAaagaaaaatagtttacataaaTGAGGTTGCGATCAATTGGATCGATCTAATATGCTTATGATATCTTTTTAGTTTCCTATATTGTTGATTATTATCTAGCAGTTCTCCAATCGAAAGGCGTTACTATATCTTACAACTTCTATTTGTTCTCCAATCGAAAAAGATAACTATATTTTATAACTTCTATTTGCTCTTTTAGTGGTCTTTTGGAGATTTTTAGGATCCGATGGAGGACGTGGTTCTCGAATCGAGAGAGATAACTATATcttataatttcaataaatttttgcattatatgGGAAGACACTTTCTACGTAAGAAATTATGTTCTCCAACGAGACCTAAAAGTCTTTAAAAGATCTCTTAAATAACATAGAAAGTTTCTTCCGATATAATcaagaaaactttattttggcttgaacaactttaaaatttgaattagcTGAGCGTGGTTCTCCAATCGATAGCGGTTACTATAACTTATATCTTCAATAGTTGCCTTTAGCGGTGTTTTAGCGATTTTTAGGTCTCGATGAAAGACTTATTACATAAAAAGGTGCATCCACTATAGAGcgaagaactttattttgaatggCTTgaacaactttaaaatttgaatcAGCTGAGCTGCCCCAAAATTGTATGCCATACGTTCAAATCGGCCTGAGTATTGCCTTATAAGTATATTACTGGTTTCTTTTTTATACTGAGGCGGGATTTTGACCTTAGGAACCATTTGTCGCTCGGGTATTAAGTACATGAAAATGAAAGCGAGATCGctataaaaagtaaacatttgCTAAGAAACTCCCTACATTTTTAACCCTGGACGGGATTAGTCCAGTCGACGTGCAGGGTTAAAAGGATTCTCCattaaatctatattttttttatctaataaGCATGTATCCAGCTTTTTAAGGCGACTTAAGAGTTCTCGAACATTGGAACTAacttttttgaagcaattctcccttagatacatttttttttcaaagaaaacagCTGAGCGCATGTTCCGTTTCTTCAACGAGGCAAATCCGCGCTTGATGCCTCACTGGGTTGCTTAAAATGTTTCGCTGAATGACGCGTCGCTGTCGTCCATGCATTCTACGACGACAGTTAACACTACAACAAACATGCAAAATGAATAacgaataacttttttttaataacgaaTCATATGGCACCGAAAAGCAGGAGCTGTGGTGACAAAGCTTCATGCTCCAACATTGCAGCGCAATACGGTAAGCCGTGCTCGCTGCGCTCAACGCACGATGGCGACGAAGCACAAGGCACGAAATACACACACCTTATCGcttaaatatgtgcatacatacaaacatacgtacatacgctCAAATATCTACACGCACGGCGGACGTTAACTGACGTCTCACACCTTCGGCGCACAACTCATCAGCATAAAGCGAACAAGTCAAACcactaatataaaaaaagaggCAACAAAAAAAGCATATATGGcactacttatgtatgtacgcagcatgtgtatgtatgtatatgggagtATGCACAACAATGTGTACACAGTTAGACATGCTGACGAAAGTCGGCGCGCAGAGAACGCAAAACGCAAaaataatggaataaaaatgtagacaaataaaaggaaaatgaaataaacaaacagaatGGAATATCGATAGACTGAATAAGCCCCCACAAAATAACAGTACGAGTTTCGGCAGCAGCGCGACACCAGCTAATGGCAGCAGTAGTCACAATTTACCGACGCTGCGCTGCTACCGCCGCCACCCGCGCGCTTTATCAGCGCGTGCAtgcttttataaagaaaaaattatatatatatcgcacattactgtatgtatgtatatactggtaaatatatataatatatatgtatatgaatgtgtgtgatGACTTACCGCAGCTAGTTGTTGTTCGTCCATAGCGATAGCGACATTCCGATTTGCATTGGCTGCGGCGGCGGCATTAgcggctgctgctgccgccACAGCTGCAGCCACACGCGCCACCAAACTGTTGCTCGCGACTGTCGTATCGTCGCCATCCGCGTTGGCGGCGGCATGATGCAGCGGTGTTGTAGCGCCGAACGCGTGCGACATTGTTGTGCCACCAACTGTTGCGCTACCACCACCACCGAGCACACCATTCAGACTACCTGCGCCGCCTGCTGTCGTCATTGTCGCCAGGCTGCCAAGGCCCATGGCCAGGCCAGCGCTGCCGATAATTGTCAACGCCGGCGTCGTCATTGTCATCATGGCCATTGCGTTGCTAACGTTTATATTAttgctgtttttattattgttgttgttgttgccactgccAGTGGCGTGTAGCTTATTATTACTATTGTGTGGCAATAACgctgctgtagttgttgttgttgctgaagaCGCGACCGTACTATTTGTGGACGACGCGGCAGTTGCCGCGGTGCTGAGTGTTTCACCCGCTACTGTAgtggcatttgttgttgttgttgtcgtagaAGTTGCGCATGTTGCATTAAACAGCTGGCTATTGACAAAAGTAGCCGTAGCGGCTGGTTTTATGCCATATACCACGGTGGCTGgtatatttgttgctgttgtttttgcggCATTCACTGCCGCCGTCGCTGCTGTTACATTTGTGGCTTGTGGTTCGACTTTCAGCTCGTCGACAGTGGTGCCCGCCACTGCCGCTGCATTCGCTCTGGACGTCACGGCGCCGCCGCCGCCACTCTCACGCGCACCAGCCAGCGCCGCTGCTTGTATGGCGCGTACTGCCGCCTCCATCGTTGTCGCGTATTTATCATCCATTTCGCCACTCTCCGTGCGAGCGCCGTCCGCACCGTCATCACCACCGCCACCGTCTACGCTATCGTCGCGTAACAATGCGAGTTTCTCTTCCACTTCGTCAGCCTCGCCCTCTGCACCGATCGCCGAAGTTTGCGCGTGTTGGCCGCGCACTGCTGCGCCACCATTGCTACCGCCGCCGCCATTGCCGCCCTCACCGTCAAGTATGAAACGTATGGCGTCGTATGCAAACCACATGGGCTGGTAGTGGACACCTTTTTGCCTGCCGATCATCACCTTGCCATGTTCGCGATGAAATGACGAGcgtaaacttttaattttactgcGTATCGAGCGTATCTCAGTGCCATATTTGTTGCCCAGCAATTTTAATGCCTCATACTTGGTTTGCTTGATGTGATAACCTTTGGTGTTGGGATCCCACAGCACACGATGCATGCGGTAATCCTCGATGAAATCGAGTATGGTGGAACGTGACCATTCGACGCGATCGCTAGTTGGGCTGGGCAGTGATTCGCCGCCCACGCCAAAAGTGGGTGAAAGTGCGGCTGTGCCGCCGCTACTGTTGCCATTAGTTGCCGCCCCCGCACCTGTCGTTAAGGCAACTGCATGCAGTGCAGGCAGCGCCACCGACAGGGACATGGAAGACGGCGATGGTGTCGGTGGCGCGCGTTTGTAAGTCAGGCGCGCTTTGCGACGACGTCGTAGCTGTGGTGGGGGAATGTTGTTAGCTTTATCGGTATTGGGCGGGCACAGAGCCGAATcggtcgtcgtcgtcgtcgtcgcctCCTCCTCAGCGTCAGAATCAAGCCTAGGCTCCCTGGCGCTCCGCTCCAATACCTGCGACTCCGTTGCGGGCGACGTCTTCAATGATTTTTCAAGCACTTCTGTTGGAGTTGTTTTTGTAACGTTTGTTAAGTTGTTGTTTGGCGTTTCCGTGTTGTTGCTTTTCCACACGCGTTGTCTATTA from Bactrocera tryoni isolate S06 chromosome 5, CSIRO_BtryS06_freeze2, whole genome shotgun sequence includes these protein-coding regions:
- the LOC120776666 gene encoding putative uncharacterized protein DDB_G0277255, with translation MSLSVALPALHAVALTTGAGAATNGNSSGGTAALSPTFGVGGESLPSPTSDRVEWSRSTILDFIEDYRMHRVLWDPNTKGYHIKQTKYEALKLLGNKYGTEIRSIRSKIKSLRSSFHREHGKVMIGRQKGVHYQPMWFAYDAIRFILDGEGGNGGGGSNGGAAVRGQHAQTSAIGAEGEADEVEEKLALLRDDSVDGGGGDDGADGARTESGEMDDKYATTMEAAVRAIQAAALAGARESGGGGAVTSRANAAAVAGTTVDELKVEPQATNVTAATAAVNAAKTTATNIPATVVYGIKPAATATFVNSQLFNATCATSTTTTTTNATTVAGETLSTAATAASSTNSTVASSATTTTTAALLPHNSNNKLHATGSGNNNNNNKNSNNINVSNAMAMMTMTTPALTIIGSAGLAMGLGSLATMTTAGGAGSLNGVLGGGGSATVGGTTMSHAFGATTPLHHAAANADGDDTTVASNSLVARVAAAVAAAAAANAAAAANANRNVAIAMDEQQLAAARSTGAAGAAAGLIGAGAGAGAANATATTTTDYDADIQSFCCNISADDVKTEIIEGDTNELVMLEQQQQQQQQQHQQQQQTQHPRACSVTPLTATAVNYYNLPPMAELPMSSSVGGRKRKLLSLHADVASPSKKSALALQQHLQQQIQLQHQQQQQQQQTLTQHSNAQASSKQRERELLAAGAGGAVTFAAVANMNSQSQQNSSNNNNNSGNNTNSNGNSSSLHNLSANQNPKANSNNSGNNASSSSGSQNNNNNNNTNMQTLNDEYGVFGEYVAITIRKLKTPKSKIVIKHLINNLLYEAEMGKYDHGMPSSKEPPQLYKM